The Acidimicrobiales bacterium genome contains the following window.
AGCGCCGGCTATCAAAGTGCAAGCCTCGCCGATCGCTCCGGTCAGCATTATGGCCAGCGGGCGCAGCGGTTGGGTCTCGATGACGCCCTCGCGCATCGCCCGGCGCAGGGTGGCACGAACGAACGCCGACTCGTCCCGGCTCTGCAGCTCACGGTACGCCGCCGCAGAAAGCACCGATCTGGCATCGGTCAACACAATCTGCCGGACGGCAGGATCGAGGTAGGCGTCGAATATCGCCATGCATCCGGCTTCCAAGGCGGCGAAGGGATCGGGGAGCAGGAACAGATCCTGGAGCTTGACGGTAGTGTCGCGCCTCACCGATTCGGCCACCGCCATGAACAACTCCTCCTTGTCGGAGAAGTGGTGGTAGAGGGCGCCCTTGGTGACACCGGCCTCGTTCACGATC
Protein-coding sequences here:
- a CDS encoding TetR/AcrR family transcriptional regulator; translation: MVVKGKKQERGEATREALTEAARRLFGQQGFNATSLDEIVNEAGVTKGALYHHFSDKEELFMAVAESVRRDTTVKLQDLFLLPDPFAALEAGCMAIFDAYLDPAVRQIVLTDARSVLSAAAYRELQSRDESAFVRATLRRAMREGVIETQPLRPLAIMLTGAIGEACTLIAGAEDPTAAREEVGQVLTRLLAGLRPPASPRNARKLSAARGQ